The DNA sequence GACCAGGTGAGGAATTATCGCTTCACATGCATCATTAGCATCTGACGAAACTAGGACAAACTTTGTCATTACGACATCCATTGACGGCCATCTCAAGCtctggaagaagcaagagcaGGGTATTGAGTTTGTTAAACACTACCGCGCATCCCTTAAGGCCATTGTGGGCGTGAGTGCCAGTGACGATGGTAAGCTGTTTGCCACCGTTTCggaaggtggtgaaggCCGGGTGTTCGACGTTGTCAACTTTGGTATGTTTCTTTGTAACCCTTTTGCAGTGACTATTCTAAACATATTTGCAACTGCTAGACATGATAAATATCCTCAAGTTCCCATATACCCCCAAGGCATGTTGCTGGGTCCACGAGCCAGGGGCTGGGCAGCCATTGTTGGCGGTTTCCGATGTCGCTAGCCCGACTATCAGGATATAcgatggaagaggggaCGGCAAACCCTTATATGAGCTTACCAAACTTCACCGGGCTCCTGTGCATCTCATGGTCGTGAGTATTCCTTCTATCTCTTATATTTAATCTGACAGTTATACCAGTACACGGCCAAATATGATTGCGTTGTCTCTGCCGACGAAGACGGCTTTATGGAATACTGGCAACCCAGCGAGCCTTGGGGCCTTCCTTCAGTCCCTGGTTTGTGGCAGTATAAGTCTTCCACTGATCTTTTCCATTTCAAAAAGGTGTGTCCAACCTGACCGACGCTCAATTAACAACAGTTACAGTCAAAGACCATCCCCACCTGTGTCACGTTCTCTCCCAATTCCTCGCACTTTGTGAcccttgctcttccctccAGGGCTGTTCATATCTTCAACTTCCTTACGGGGAAGCTTACAAGGACGTACGATGAATCCCTCACGGCTGTTATGGAGATGCAACAGGCAGATACGGCTGTTTTCAAGTTGGACGACATGGACTTTGGCAGGAGATTGGCGGCTGAGAGAGAACTGGACAGAAGTGAAAGCGGACCGGGAGGGCTGTTGAGGACAGCGAATGCGGTATGGGACGAGAGTGGTAACTTTGTGCTCTATCCAACAATGCTGGGTATCAAGGGTAATTGACCAAGCATGACCCAAAGTATCTCCCAAGCTGACGTCGATTAGTGGTCAACACCGTTACCAATAAAGTTGCTCGTGTGCTGGGAAAAGACGAAACACTTCGTTTCCTTAACATCGCCCTGTATCAAGGTGCCCCAGCTAAGAAGGGTGTGACCACTGTCCAAATGGCGGCTTCAGCGAACCCTTTATTACAGGACAAAGCATCTCGAGACCCTCACCTGTTTGCTACGGCATACCAAAAGCAAAGATTCTATCTGTTCGCTCGCAGTGACAAAGAGTGCGTATCTTCCATTATAGGTATTCCCCTTGCATGTGTTGACATGGGGATGATGCAGGGAGAGTAAAGGCGAGCGTGACGTGTTCAACGAGAGACCTACAAGAGAGGAACAAACTGTGGCAGTTCCCgcggaagagaagaaacgTCCTTCGGCCAAACGTTGCACGATCCATACTACCAAGGGTGATATCTCTGTGCAACTCTTCCCTGACGAAGCACCCAAGACTGTAGAGAACTTCATCACTCACGCCCGAAACGGTGCGCTTCATCCAATATTGCTTCTAATATTGCTTCTAAATTGGTATACTAAACGAACACCTAGGCTATTACAACGGAACAATCTTTCATCGTATTATCAAGAAATTCGTGAGTATATTGTAGCTTGAAAGATTCAGTTGGTTAAATGATGTCTAGATGATTCAAGGTGGCGATCCTTTTGGAGTAAGCggttcctcttcaatcgGGCAAGGGCTCTGGGCTAATGTGATCTGCAGGACGGTACCGGTGGCGAAAGTATTTGGGGTGGTACATTTGAGGACGAAATCTCTCCCAGGCTTAGGCACGATCGACCGTACACCCTTTCAATGGCTAATGCAGGTGCGTCGACCGTTGCTGCTTTTCCCGTATGAAGCTGACGCAGTACTGCAGGACCGGGGACGAATGGATCGCAGTTTTTCATTACTACAGTACCTTGTCAGTGGTTAGATGGCAAACACACGTGAGTCTGAAGATTGGCGCTCTTGTTAGAATACCCTAACATAGTGCTTTAGCGTGTTTGGCCGAGCAGTCGGAGGTTTGGACAGTGTAGACGCCATAGAAGACGCGAAAACGGACAAAAACGACAGACCGTTCGAAGACATATCTATTAGTAGTATCACCGTGGAGTGAATAAATTTTAAAGCCGACTGAACAAATGATGGTGAAAAGCTTGTTAGTATATTATACTGGCTCAGCAGCAATGCAACCTTGAAAC is a window from the Cryptococcus neoformans var. neoformans JEC21 chromosome 2 sequence genome containing:
- a CDS encoding peptidyl-prolyl cis-trans isomerase, putative, whose amino-acid sequence is MSEGAGSSSNLGKRPRDGENTSPAPENVNNNGLEVPEMPPADMEDSSDDEIGPMPGGDIVISKGRKKKRTVLPHEKLYLASLPDTDRYYKSFMHREPLNSITMTRTNFVITTSIDGHLKLWKKQEQGIEFVKHYRASLKAIVGVSASDDGKLFATVSEGGEGRVFDVVNFDMINILKFPYTPKACCWVHEPGAGQPLLAVSDVASPTIRIYDGRGDGKPLYELTKLHRAPVHLMVYTAKYDCVVSADEDGFMEYWQPSEPWGLPSVPGLWQYKSSTDLFHFKKSKTIPTCVTFSPNSSHFVTLALPSRAVHIFNFLTGKLTRTYDESLTAVMEMQQADTAVFKLDDMDFGRRLAAERELDRSESGPGGLLRTANAVWDESGNFVLYPTMLGIKVVNTVTNKVARVLGKDETLRFLNIALYQGAPAKKGVTTVQMAASANPLLQDKASRDPHLFATAYQKQRFYLFARSDKEESKGERDVFNERPTREEQTVAVPAEEKKRPSAKRCTIHTTKGDISVQLFPDEAPKTVENFITHARNGYYNGTIFHRIIKKFMIQGGDPFGDGTGGESIWGGTFEDEISPRLRHDRPYTLSMANAGPGTNGSQFFITTVPCQWLDGKHTVFGRAVGGLDSVDAIEDAKTDKNDRPFEDISISSITVE